The Rhodopirellula halodulae genome includes the window CCCCGCGGTGTTGTTTCTGTGATCACGCCATGGAACTTTCCACTGGCCATTGCGTGCGGAGGCATCGCCGCGTCCATCGCAGCCGGGAACCCCGTGGTGTTGAAGCCATCAACGCAAACGCTGCTACCCGCTTGGTTGATGTGCCAAGCATTTTGGGACGCTGGCGTTCCGAAAAATGCATTGCAGTTTGTGATCTGCGACGACGAAGTGGCCGAGCAGTGGTTGGTGAAAAATGAAATCGTTGACACCGTCATCTTGACCGGAGGCACGTCGACCGCGAAGCGAATGTTGGATGTACGCCCCGACCTGCACTTGTTAGCGGAAACGGGGGGCAAAAACGTGACCGTCGTCACCGCGATGGCGGATCGCGATTTGGCGATCAAGCACGTCTTGCATTCGGCATTTGGTCACAGCGGTCAGAAGTGCAGTGCGACTTCGTTGCTGTTGCTCGAAAACGAAGTCTTCGATGATCCACAATTTCGAGAAACGTTAGCCGACGCGGTTCGAAGTTTGCCGGTTGGATCCGCATGGGACTTGCACACGCGTGTGACTCCGTTGGTCGATCCGCCAACTGACAAGCTGCGTCGGGGGCTTCAGGAATTGGAGAGCGACGAATCTTGGTTGGTGATGTCTGAGCACGTCGACGGCAACCCGACCCTTTTCAAACCAGGCGTGAAGTGGAACGTCCAACCGGGGAGCTTCACTCACACAACCGAGTTATTCGGTCCGGTCATGGGAGTGATGCGTTTCAATCGTTTGGAAGAAGCCATCGAGATGGTGCGTTCAACCGGATATGGTCTGACTAGTGGTTTGGAGAGTCTGGATGATCGTGAAGTGAAGCTGTGGCGAGAATCGATTCCCGCCGGAAACCTCTACATCAACCGCCCGACCACCGGTGCGATTGTGTTGCGTCAGCCATTCGGCGGTGTTGGATTGTCGGCGTACGGTCCGGGCATCAAAGCCGGCGGGCCCAACTACGTGTTGGCACTTTCACGCGTGAAGCACGAAGAAGCATGGCAGCCGATTCAAGAAGACGTGGACGCGTCCCATGCGGAGCTGGATCGGATGCGAGACTGGATGCAAAGAAGCGATCACGACAACCAAGTGTTTGGCGAGTCCGAACGTTTCCGCATCGAGCGTGCGATCACCTCGCAAGCCTTTGCCAACGCCACCGACTTCTCTTTGGAACATGACACCTTCCAGTTGGTGGGGCAGGACAACATTCGTCGCTACCGGCCGGTGGATGGCATGACTCTTCGCATCGAAAAAGGTGACAGTTTGGTCGACGCGATCGTTGCTATTTCCGCCGCCGTTTGCGTGGGGACCCAATTCACTTTGTCATTGTCGCCCGAGATTGAAAAATCGAAACTCGAATTGTTGGAAAGCACAGCGGATTGGTTGCCGGGGCTCATCGACCCCATCGAAGAGTCGGAGACCGATTTGCAACAACGGATTGAAGCAGGCGGCGTCAGTCGGTTGCGAGCGGTGTCGGCTGCGAAAGAATCGATCCGACGAGCCTGCGGTAAGCAATTCATCACGGTCATTGACGAACCCGTTGTCGATCACGGTCGCATCGAGTGTTTAAGATACCTGAATGAACAATCGATCTCTCACGACTATCACCGCTACGGCAACTTGGGACGTCGGGCATCCGACTTCAAGTCCGAAGTGCCCGCCGAGTGATCGCTGCGCAGGTGTTGAGTTGTGAACTTGGCACCACACATGGACTGCGATGGTTTGTTGTGTCGCTTTCGGGTGCGGGTCACTCCGAAAGCGAAGAAGGCCAGTGTGGGAGGGCTGCATGATGGCGCACTGAAAGTGTCCGTTCACGCGGTTCCTGAAAACGGAAAAGCCAACCGAGCGGTGGTGGCGTCGTTGGCCAAGTGGTTCGGGATCAGCAAGAGTCAATTGGCGATCGTCTCTGGTGACACCTCGCGGCTGAAAACGGTCGAAGTGCAATTCGCATCCGATGCCGAATTGCTGTCCGCGATGGCGCGTTTACAAGCGGCGGCAGATTGAACGAGATGCCTACTAAACAGATGGCAGATCGTCCGAAAGTTTCATCAGCCGCGGCGGCTGATGATGATCATTGGGCAATCGGTGTGCATCGCGATTTCGCGAGTGAAGTTGCCGAACAGTTTGCGGCGTGGTCCCAAACGTTGAGCCCCAAGAATGACCAAGCCGGCATCCCCGGCACGTTCCGCAATGGTGGCGACCGGATCGTTGCTCAGGACAACCTCTCGTTCGCAAACCCGGCCCGCATTGACTCGCGAGGTTCGGTCCAGCTCTTTGCGAATCCGTTTCTGGTCTGACCGCAACGTATCCGTCGGGACCACACGTAAGAATTTGACGTGACGCTGTTGTTGGCGGGATAGGCTGCTGAGCAATCGGGTGAGCAAGTAGTCGTGTCCGCCCCGTCCGCCCACCGGAACCAGAATTTGTTGACTGGCATCGAGATGCCAATCTTTGGGGGCTCGCAGGACGACGACGTCACTGGCCAATTGTCCCAGCAGACCTTCCAACGGCGTGTCATTGCTATCGAGAGTGATCTCGCTCAGCCCCAGCAGAACGGATTGGCATTGGTGAAGTTTCGCGACGCGAGCGATCTCTTCCATCGGTGAGGGCGATACGGTGGTCAGCGTTTCGCAACGCACACCCAACTCCGTCGAAGCGGTGAGGATTTCCGTCATCACCGAGTGCATCCGCGCGCGAGGTTGTGGGTCGATAGACGGATCCCATTGATCCGATGCCACCACGACGGTGTGCACCAGCACGCGTCCCACCGCAGCCGGCACCAACGTGTCAGCCAATGCGATCATGGCGCGAGCGTTGTTGGGGTTCGCGATCGGCACCAACACCAATGGTGATTTGCCGCGCAGGCGTGAAAGCTCTGGGTTGGCTGCGATGTTGGAAACGTCTTTCAGACGCGCACGTTGTGCAAAAAGGCTCAAGAACAACACGCCGCCAATCGCCAGCCACATCACAGTGATCAATCCCGCTTGCGGCACGGCGATGCCTTGGAACACCGCCAATGCGAGGCACGCCATACCGCCGAGAACCGGTACCGCAGGATATCCGCGAACGCGGAAAGGTGGCGGCGCCAGCACGCTGCGTTGGCGAACCAGGATCGTCAGCCAGTGAGCGATCGCGAATGTCACCAAGAAGATCAAACTGGAGGCGGCCCCGGCGGCAGCCACATCAGGCAGCAGCAGTACCAGCAAGCAGCACAACGCGGAGGTCACCAACACCGCCCCCCACGGCGATCCAGAAGTTTCTCGCAGGCGGCTGAGAAAGCTGGGCAGGTTTTGGTCTCGCGACATCGCCAACGCAATTCGCGAGGCGGCAAATAGGTTGGCTTGAAGTGCCGAAAACATCGAGAGCACCGCCGCAACCAAGACCAACCAGTAGCCCGCAGTGCCCAAGTAGTGGCGTGCTGTGATTGCAACGATGGCCTCCGGATCAGCGGCGGCCAATTCTTGGATGGGCAGGCTGCCATCGGAACCTACGGTGACAAGAACGAACAGAAGCGGCAGATAGATGCAAAGTGCAATGACCAGTGAAAAGAGCATTGCTCGAGGAATGTTCTTCGCCGGTTCACGGACCTCCCCACCGACCGCTGCGATCAGATCAAAACCTTGCAGTGCAATGAAACTGTATCCCATGGCTTGAATCAGTCCGCCCCAGCCCGCACCTAAAAAGGGACGCAATTGCCGGGTGGATTGAGCGATGGGTTGCTGGGTCAACGCCCAAAATCCACCCAAGATCAGCACGCTGAAAACGAGCACTTTGGCAACGTTGATCCAAGCTCCTCCACCCGATGAGCGAAAGGTCATCAGCATGCCGAGCCACAAAGTGGTGGCGATCGCAATCGCGGAGGGGCTCCACGACGCGCTTAACCAAGCTGGGGCGGAACCGTCGGCGGAGGTGATGATCCCAGATGCGT containing:
- a CDS encoding amino acid permease, with protein sequence MITAQRHLGLLGATSVGVGAIVGGGILALAGVAFATTGPSAILAFALNGVIAVLTALSFAEMASKFPESGGTYTFSRKVLSVEAAFTVGWVVWFASIVAAVLYAIGFGSFATLLISELYASGIITSADGSAPAWLSASWSPSAIAIATTLWLGMLMTFRSSGGGAWINVAKVLVFSVLILGGFWALTQQPIAQSTRQLRPFLGAGWGGLIQAMGYSFIALQGFDLIAAVGGEVREPAKNIPRAMLFSLVIALCIYLPLLFVLVTVGSDGSLPIQELAAADPEAIVAITARHYLGTAGYWLVLVAAVLSMFSALQANLFAASRIALAMSRDQNLPSFLSRLRETSGSPWGAVLVTSALCCLLVLLLPDVAAAGAASSLIFLVTFAIAHWLTILVRQRSVLAPPPFRVRGYPAVPVLGGMACLALAVFQGIAVPQAGLITVMWLAIGGVLFLSLFAQRARLKDVSNIAANPELSRLRGKSPLVLVPIANPNNARAMIALADTLVPAAVGRVLVHTVVVASDQWDPSIDPQPRARMHSVMTEILTASTELGVRCETLTTVSPSPMEEIARVAKLHQCQSVLLGLSEITLDSNDTPLEGLLGQLASDVVVLRAPKDWHLDASQQILVPVGGRGGHDYLLTRLLSSLSRQQQRHVKFLRVVPTDTLRSDQKRIRKELDRTSRVNAGRVCEREVVLSNDPVATIAERAGDAGLVILGAQRLGPRRKLFGNFTREIAMHTDCPMIIISRRG
- a CDS encoding DUF167 domain-containing protein, encoding MNLAPHMDCDGLLCRFRVRVTPKAKKASVGGLHDGALKVSVHAVPENGKANRAVVASLAKWFGISKSQLAIVSGDTSRLKTVEVQFASDAELLSAMARLQAAAD